A region from the Halobacillus mangrovi genome encodes:
- a CDS encoding ArsB/NhaD family transporter: MTTVLALLIFVASYVLIMTEKWNRALVALAGGVLLLLTKVYEWEEAFGFIDWETVALLFSMMVLVSITKKTGIFTYMAIRLAQLVKGRPVPLLVVTAIFTAVGSAFLDNVTTVLLFVPVLLSLIEKLKLPAFPYLLVTIFSSNIGGTATLIGDPPNIMIGQAVQHFSFVSFIYHLGPVVFIIFSIMLTLSVLLFRKRLTYDQELARRLMELDASEHLNKSKLLFQSVSVLLLTITGFMMHPFVHMDITTIAVSGALLLLFLTDKELDVEHVFQEVEWVTLFFFMGLFMLVGGLETVGIIDELARGMVWVSGGDLPITSMVMLWSSGLLSGVVDNIPFVAAMIPVVQELQGYGMMNVDPVWWSLALGACLGGNGTLIGASANVVVAGLAASHKQPIPFVKFSLYGIPILIMSLAVSSVYVFFRYLIPFL, translated from the coding sequence ATGACAACTGTGCTTGCATTACTCATTTTCGTTGCTAGTTATGTACTGATCATGACAGAAAAGTGGAATCGGGCCCTTGTAGCTTTAGCGGGCGGAGTCCTGCTCTTGCTGACCAAAGTATATGAATGGGAAGAAGCTTTCGGTTTCATAGACTGGGAGACGGTTGCCTTGCTTTTTTCTATGATGGTCCTTGTGTCCATTACGAAAAAAACAGGGATCTTTACGTATATGGCTATACGTCTTGCCCAATTGGTTAAAGGGCGTCCTGTACCATTATTAGTGGTCACCGCCATCTTTACGGCCGTAGGATCCGCCTTTTTGGACAACGTCACCACGGTCCTTTTGTTCGTACCAGTCCTTCTCTCACTTATTGAAAAGCTAAAGCTACCTGCCTTTCCATACCTGTTAGTGACTATTTTTAGTTCTAACATAGGAGGAACGGCAACTCTAATTGGTGATCCGCCTAACATTATGATCGGACAAGCGGTCCAGCATTTCAGTTTTGTATCTTTTATTTATCACCTTGGACCAGTCGTATTTATCATATTCTCCATCATGCTGACTTTAAGTGTACTCCTTTTTAGGAAGCGGTTAACGTATGATCAAGAGCTGGCAAGACGGTTAATGGAACTTGATGCATCCGAGCATTTAAACAAATCGAAGCTCTTATTCCAATCCGTGTCAGTTCTTCTATTAACCATTACGGGATTTATGATGCATCCATTTGTACACATGGATATAACGACTATTGCCGTAAGCGGAGCTTTACTACTATTGTTCTTGACGGACAAAGAACTTGATGTAGAGCATGTATTCCAGGAAGTAGAATGGGTGACCTTGTTTTTCTTCATGGGCCTGTTCATGTTGGTTGGAGGTTTAGAGACGGTAGGAATTATTGATGAGCTGGCACGCGGAATGGTTTGGGTTTCTGGCGGAGATTTACCAATAACTTCTATGGTAATGCTCTGGAGTTCGGGGTTATTATCGGGTGTAGTTGACAACATACCGTTTGTTGCCGCTATGATTCCAGTGGTACAAGAGTTGCAAGGGTACGGAATGATGAATGTCGATCCTGTCTGGTGGTCTCTTGCCTTAGGGGCGTGTCTGGGTGGAAATGGAACACTGATTGGAGCTTCAGCTAATGTGGTTGTAGCAGGACTAGCGGCTAGCCATAAACAACCGATTCCTTTTGTAAAGTTTTCTCTATATGGAATTCCTATCTTAATCATGTCGCTAGCTGTTTCTTCGGTCTATGTTTTCTTCAGATATCTAATCCCTTTTCTTTAA
- a CDS encoding YetF domain-containing protein: MEIASIIFRTFITYFVILIVFRLMGKREIGELSVMDLVVFIMLAEIAVFLIEKPESPLWQAIVPMTILLIIQLGSAWISLKNQRFRNWFDGKPTVIIKHGKIDEYEMKRQRYNFNDLLLQLREHGIQQVDDVAYAILEPSGKLSVFEKNDDGGSDYAVVLIADGKVQYSGLKTIRKNKNWLLNEVRKQGFSSVEEISLCTINDEGELSMDKNNEVK; encoded by the coding sequence GTGGAAATCGCCTCAATCATTTTTAGAACTTTCATCACTTATTTTGTTATATTGATTGTATTTAGATTAATGGGAAAGCGTGAAATAGGCGAACTGAGCGTCATGGACCTTGTAGTTTTCATCATGTTGGCTGAAATAGCAGTTTTCTTAATTGAAAAACCAGAATCACCTTTATGGCAAGCCATCGTTCCTATGACCATTTTGCTTATTATCCAGTTGGGCAGTGCCTGGATATCTTTGAAGAATCAACGATTTCGGAATTGGTTTGACGGAAAACCTACAGTCATCATTAAACACGGAAAAATTGATGAATACGAAATGAAACGCCAGCGCTATAATTTTAACGATTTGCTACTCCAGCTCCGTGAGCATGGAATTCAACAAGTGGATGACGTAGCTTATGCTATACTTGAGCCTTCAGGAAAACTTTCCGTTTTTGAGAAGAATGATGATGGAGGATCTGATTATGCCGTCGTCCTTATCGCGGATGGGAAAGTGCAATACAGCGGACTTAAAACGATCCGAAAGAATAAAAACTGGCTATTGAATGAAGTAAGGAAACAGGGGTTCAGTTCTGTAGAAGAAATTTCGCTGTGTACAATCAATGATGAAGGTGAATTGTCCATGGATAAAAATAATGAAGTGAAATAA
- the spoVB gene encoding stage V sporulation protein B, whose protein sequence is MSKQTFLHGALILVAAGLITRLLGFINRIVVARVMGAEGVGLYMMALPTLILAITITQFGLPVAISKRVSEAEALGDEKKIKQILIISISVTGSLGILFTGGLFLLSPVVANYFLTDARALYPLLAVTPIIPIIAVSSVIRGYFQGRQNMKPQAMSQVIEQIVRIGAVIVLTKLFLPYGVQYAAAGAMAAVVLGEFVSLIYMLRQFNLQKRFKLRKTWTKHIKEGRKTLNELMSIALPTTGSKFIGSLTYFFEPILVAQSLAIAGIAAVESTKLYGELTGYILPLLFLPTFLTHALSTALVPSISEAAARGKKDIIQYRILQSIRLSLASGGVVTVVFMIFPAVILYTVYGTSQAAFLLQFMAPFFLLHYIQTPLQASLQALDLAQPAMWNSLIGSVIKFIVLVGLSSQPEFGINGVAIAIVVGVVVVTLLHLMVLIKHKVFKFPGAMLLRFLIVVSCTGYIGFEMKQHWLEASKPLYQLLTMGTILTVLYFILLFVFKLLHKDEWKMIPWNRILPKK, encoded by the coding sequence ATGTCAAAACAAACCTTTCTTCATGGAGCTCTCATTCTTGTAGCGGCTGGATTAATTACAAGGCTGCTTGGTTTCATCAACCGAATTGTCGTAGCACGAGTCATGGGTGCAGAAGGTGTCGGATTGTATATGATGGCACTGCCTACCTTAATTTTAGCCATCACCATCACGCAATTCGGACTGCCGGTAGCCATTTCAAAACGTGTATCGGAAGCAGAAGCTTTAGGGGACGAAAAGAAAATCAAGCAGATCTTAATCATTTCCATCTCTGTTACAGGATCTTTAGGTATCCTTTTCACAGGCGGGCTATTTTTGTTGTCTCCGGTAGTGGCTAACTATTTTCTCACCGATGCTAGAGCTTTGTACCCGTTGTTAGCCGTAACCCCAATTATTCCAATTATAGCGGTTTCTTCTGTTATTAGGGGTTATTTTCAAGGCCGACAAAACATGAAGCCTCAGGCCATGTCTCAAGTTATTGAGCAAATTGTCAGGATCGGAGCAGTAATTGTATTAACAAAGTTGTTTTTACCTTATGGAGTTCAATATGCAGCTGCAGGTGCTATGGCAGCAGTTGTCTTAGGAGAATTTGTGTCCTTAATTTATATGCTAAGGCAGTTTAATCTTCAAAAGCGTTTCAAATTAAGAAAGACTTGGACAAAACATATTAAAGAGGGGCGTAAAACCCTCAATGAACTGATGAGCATTGCGCTTCCTACTACAGGGAGTAAATTTATTGGATCGTTGACTTATTTTTTTGAGCCGATTTTGGTTGCTCAAAGTCTTGCAATTGCAGGGATAGCAGCGGTTGAGTCTACCAAACTCTATGGAGAGTTGACTGGGTATATTCTTCCGTTGCTTTTCTTACCCACTTTCTTGACCCATGCTCTCTCAACAGCTCTTGTCCCCTCCATTAGTGAAGCAGCAGCGAGAGGTAAGAAAGATATTATTCAATATCGAATACTGCAATCCATCCGCTTATCTTTGGCCTCCGGCGGCGTAGTTACAGTCGTTTTTATGATCTTTCCAGCAGTGATTTTATATACAGTTTACGGAACGAGTCAGGCAGCTTTTTTATTACAGTTTATGGCCCCTTTCTTCCTGCTTCATTATATTCAAACACCACTACAGGCTAGTCTCCAGGCACTTGACCTTGCCCAGCCTGCCATGTGGAACTCACTCATTGGTTCGGTAATCAAATTCATTGTACTTGTAGGTCTGAGTTCTCAACCGGAGTTTGGAATTAACGGAGTTGCTATTGCTATCGTTGTAGGAGTCGTTGTCGTTACATTGCTTCACTTGATGGTATTAATCAAGCATAAAGTGTTTAAATTTCCAGGTGCAATGCTTCTAAGATTTTTGATCGTTGTTTCTTGCACTGGCTATATTGGTTTTGAAATGAAGCAGCATTGGTTGGAAGCGAGCAAACCGCTGTATCAACTACTCACAATGGGAACAATACTGACTGTTTTATACTTTATTCTTCTCTTTGTGTTTAAGCTGCTTCATAAAGACGAATGGAAGATGATCCCCTGGAATAGGATCCTGCCAAAAAAATAG
- a CDS encoding post-transcriptional regulator, producing MEEEKTVSQWKKHVDPVLIIKTDELRLLGYVTTKNEVWECLRAKVWEGNPEKRLYEIVQDVLHLKSHTYESFVNHEENDDLEAIEDVNSGYNE from the coding sequence ATGGAGGAAGAGAAAACGGTAAGTCAATGGAAGAAACATGTGGATCCGGTTCTTATTATTAAAACGGACGAGCTTCGATTATTGGGATATGTCACTACGAAGAATGAGGTATGGGAATGCTTAAGAGCAAAAGTATGGGAAGGGAATCCTGAAAAGCGGTTATACGAGATTGTCCAAGACGTACTACATCTGAAAAGCCATACATATGAAAGTTTTGTTAATCATGAAGAGAATGATGACTTAGAAGCCATAGAGGACGTCAACTCTGGATATAATGAATAA
- the secDF gene encoding protein translocase subunit SecDF has translation MVKRGRIVAFFLVLILLAATIGTTITGVTKDIRLGLDLQGGFEILYDVEPLDDSQEVNRQVLEATVEALNRRVNTLGISETNIAIEDGGRIRVQLAGIEDQQQARELLSTTAELSFRGVDGKEYMNGTDIKEGSAQQSFNPDNNNPIVTLEVKSASEFYDVTQEIANKEQDPSTPYPENLLAIWMDYDEDSSFADEYGKEDPGYISAPAVDEAIRSNTVQIEGNFTVESAKQLADILNAGSLPVNLEETYSTSVGAQFGEQAMNKTIIAGAIGIATIFLFMIAYYRFPGAIAVATLSVYIYLILLVFELMNGVLTLPGIAALILGVGMAVDANIITYERIKEELKAGKSVMSAFKAGNKRSLATILDANITTLIAATVLFIFGTSSVKGFATMLIVSILVSFITAVYGSRLFLGLWVKSRFLNKRPKWFGVKPEDIQDIEEGEEVEPKVLGRQFDFVGLRKRFFTISIVLISAGILALAIFKLNLGIDFTSGSRVSILANEQINAEQVEQTLEEEFNVKPKQVVISGDNNEIAVARFESELGKSKIGEIQSYYEEQYGNTPNVSTVSPVVGQELAKNAALAVLYASIGIIIYVTIRFEFYFALTAIIALLHDAFFIIALFSLTRLEFDITIIAAILTIVGYSVNDTIVTFDRIRENLKMKKKVKSFKELAKVVNDSLMQTLARSINTVLTVIFAAVMLLFFGASSITNFSFALVVGLLAGTYSSLFIASQLWLVWRGKNIKDKPIQFVKKKNTGGPQV, from the coding sequence ATGGTGAAACGAGGTCGTATCGTCGCCTTTTTTTTAGTGCTAATCCTTTTAGCTGCTACGATTGGGACGACCATAACAGGTGTTACAAAAGATATTCGACTAGGACTTGACCTTCAAGGTGGATTCGAAATTCTATATGATGTTGAACCACTGGATGATAGTCAAGAAGTTAATAGACAAGTACTTGAAGCTACAGTTGAAGCATTGAACAGGCGTGTAAATACTTTAGGAATCAGTGAAACAAATATTGCCATTGAGGACGGAGGAAGGATTCGTGTTCAATTGGCTGGAATAGAGGACCAGCAGCAGGCTCGTGAATTGTTGTCGACCACTGCTGAATTATCTTTCCGTGGTGTTGATGGTAAGGAGTACATGAATGGTACGGATATTAAAGAAGGAAGTGCGCAGCAAAGTTTCAACCCAGATAATAATAATCCCATTGTAACATTGGAAGTTAAAAGCGCTTCTGAGTTTTATGATGTAACCCAGGAAATTGCTAATAAAGAGCAGGATCCAAGTACTCCGTATCCAGAGAATCTGTTAGCGATTTGGATGGATTATGATGAGGATTCTTCGTTTGCTGACGAATATGGAAAAGAAGATCCAGGTTATATCTCGGCACCAGCGGTCGATGAAGCCATTCGAAGTAATACGGTACAAATTGAGGGTAATTTCACGGTAGAGTCTGCCAAGCAGCTGGCTGATATCCTTAATGCAGGGTCTCTTCCTGTGAACCTTGAGGAAACTTATTCTACCTCTGTTGGAGCTCAATTTGGTGAGCAAGCGATGAATAAGACAATTATAGCAGGAGCTATAGGTATTGCCACGATCTTCTTATTCATGATTGCTTATTACCGATTCCCTGGCGCTATCGCAGTCGCAACGCTTTCAGTATATATTTACTTAATCCTTCTTGTGTTCGAGTTGATGAATGGGGTATTAACTCTGCCAGGTATTGCAGCTTTGATTCTCGGGGTAGGTATGGCGGTTGATGCCAATATCATTACCTATGAGAGGATAAAAGAAGAGTTGAAGGCTGGGAAATCCGTTATGTCCGCCTTCAAAGCAGGAAATAAGCGATCGCTGGCTACGATTCTTGACGCCAACATTACTACTTTAATTGCTGCCACTGTTCTTTTCATCTTCGGAACAAGCTCAGTTAAAGGATTTGCTACGATGTTAATTGTCAGTATCCTTGTCAGCTTCATCACAGCTGTTTATGGATCACGCTTATTCTTAGGACTATGGGTGAAGAGCCGCTTCTTAAATAAACGTCCAAAATGGTTTGGAGTGAAGCCTGAAGACATTCAGGACATTGAAGAAGGGGAAGAAGTAGAACCAAAGGTCTTGGGACGTCAATTTGATTTCGTAGGCTTACGCAAGCGTTTCTTTACGATTTCAATCGTCCTGATCTCAGCCGGGATCTTGGCTTTAGCTATTTTCAAACTGAATCTGGGCATTGACTTCACCAGTGGATCACGTGTATCCATTCTGGCAAATGAACAGATTAATGCTGAACAAGTTGAACAGACTCTAGAAGAGGAATTTAACGTTAAACCTAAACAAGTCGTTATTTCAGGTGACAATAACGAAATAGCTGTTGCCCGTTTTGAAAGTGAATTAGGAAAAAGTAAAATCGGAGAAATTCAAAGTTATTATGAAGAACAATATGGTAATACTCCGAACGTAAGCACAGTTTCACCGGTTGTCGGTCAGGAACTTGCCAAAAATGCCGCTTTAGCAGTCTTGTATGCATCGATCGGGATTATCATTTACGTAACCATCCGATTCGAATTTTATTTTGCATTAACTGCGATCATCGCTTTATTACATGACGCATTCTTTATCATTGCTTTATTCAGTCTGACACGGCTTGAGTTTGATATTACGATTATCGCAGCGATCCTCACTATTGTGGGGTACTCGGTTAACGATACAATTGTGACGTTTGACCGGATTCGTGAGAATTTGAAAATGAAGAAGAAAGTCAAGTCCTTCAAGGAACTTGCTAAAGTGGTCAATGATAGTTTGATGCAAACCCTCGCAAGAAGTATCAACACCGTTCTGACAGTCATTTTTGCCGCTGTCATGCTGTTGTTCTTCGGTGCATCATCAATCACGAACTTCTCATTTGCTCTTGTGGTCGGCTTGTTAGCAGGTACGTACTCTTCCCTATTTATCGCTTCACAGCTCTGGCTTGTGTGGCGTGGAAAGAATATTAAAGACAAGCCAATTCAATTTGTTAAAAAGAAAAATACCGGAGGCCCACAGGTCTAA
- a CDS encoding LapA family protein translates to MKGQGYIIFAFIFALVIAVFAVINVDPVQVNYLFGSGEAPLILVILISVLLGGLATASVGAVRYFKLKRENRSLHQQLTKDKSSIPKKDEETKEPEKSNVQKENSTFKTP, encoded by the coding sequence ATGAAAGGCCAAGGTTACATCATATTTGCATTCATCTTTGCTTTAGTTATCGCAGTATTTGCCGTTATTAATGTCGATCCTGTGCAGGTGAATTATCTATTTGGTTCTGGAGAGGCTCCCTTGATATTAGTCATTCTGATTTCTGTTCTTTTAGGGGGATTGGCAACGGCTTCTGTTGGAGCTGTCCGTTATTTTAAATTAAAGCGTGAAAACCGATCTTTACATCAACAATTAACAAAGGATAAAAGCTCTATCCCGAAAAAGGATGAAGAAACAAAAGAACCTGAGAAATCCAATGTTCAAAAGGAAAACAGTACGTTTAAAACACCATAG
- the recJ gene encoding single-stranded-DNA-specific exonuclease RecJ, which yields MLQSKMKWKFTYTNQLEKVQSIKGLTPLTQQLLMKREIVSDEAIQRFLNPSIDDLHDPFLMEDMAKAVDRVRQAIENEESILVFGDYDADGVSSTTVMVEALREAGADCDFYIPNRFTEGYGPNEEAFRFAHDSGYSIIITVDTGIAAMNEADLAKQLGIDLIITDHHEVQEVLPDAYAIIHPKTSSQYPFQELAGVGVAFKFAEALLGRFPKDLLDLVVIGTVADLVPLKDENRVLAAIGLQAISHSKRPGVLALKEVCGIEGEITEETIGFTIGPRLNAVGRLQDASPAVDLLLSQNVEEALEIAKFINQLNQDRQKIVSDIAKQADEMLIEKSADLENVIVVAKEGWNPGVLGIVASKLVRQYDRPAIVLGIDSEKGEAKGSARSIDAFDLFTNCMEIRERFLHFGGHAQAAGMTLSIDQIDALRADLNELADQKLSDDDYQQVLDIEMTVDLEDISLKQIEEVNKLRPFGMGNPKPLFHVKKEPKEVRLIGSKKNHLKFQFQTDSSRVDGLAFGMGELYPQISPSDKLDIVGELSINEWNGRKNLQIMIQDLRIEDWQLFDLRGSRHVEKSIVIPTDESFKAVTFSGATKSPHNIPIYSVDDFQQDERIDGLVILDLPKDLEELKELLNRILVSKIFVSYRVEESTFLQAWPSRDHFKWFYGMLLKRKEFNLHHEADQLARRKGWDRSMVDFISEVFFELEFVKIKDGLITINSQPSKKDLKESKLYQERENQLMIEKTLYYSTYKELKNWFNQYLNEKVKPVKEEVVNGL from the coding sequence ATGTTACAAAGCAAGATGAAATGGAAGTTTACATATACAAACCAATTGGAGAAGGTGCAGTCAATTAAAGGATTAACTCCTCTTACTCAACAACTGTTGATGAAGCGGGAGATCGTAAGTGACGAAGCTATTCAGCGGTTTTTGAATCCTTCTATTGATGATCTCCATGATCCTTTTCTTATGGAAGACATGGCTAAAGCTGTTGATCGAGTCAGACAAGCCATTGAAAACGAAGAGTCTATTCTAGTTTTTGGTGACTATGATGCAGACGGTGTCAGTTCAACGACTGTTATGGTAGAAGCGTTAAGAGAAGCTGGTGCCGACTGTGACTTTTATATTCCTAATCGTTTCACAGAAGGATATGGGCCAAACGAAGAGGCTTTTCGTTTTGCACATGATTCTGGATATTCCATTATTATTACTGTAGATACAGGCATTGCTGCTATGAATGAGGCTGATTTAGCTAAGCAGCTAGGAATTGATTTAATCATTACAGACCACCATGAAGTTCAGGAAGTTTTGCCGGATGCTTATGCCATTATTCATCCGAAGACATCCAGTCAATATCCATTCCAAGAGCTAGCTGGAGTAGGGGTTGCTTTTAAGTTTGCCGAAGCCTTGTTAGGTCGTTTCCCCAAGGATCTTCTGGATCTGGTTGTAATTGGGACGGTAGCTGATCTTGTGCCTCTCAAAGATGAAAACCGCGTTCTGGCTGCTATCGGGTTACAGGCCATCTCTCATTCAAAACGACCTGGTGTTCTAGCTTTAAAGGAAGTGTGCGGCATTGAGGGAGAAATTACAGAAGAAACGATTGGATTCACAATTGGTCCGCGACTAAATGCAGTAGGGCGCTTGCAAGACGCATCACCTGCTGTGGATTTGCTGCTATCCCAAAATGTAGAGGAAGCTTTGGAGATTGCTAAATTTATCAACCAGTTGAATCAGGACCGTCAAAAGATTGTATCTGATATTGCTAAACAGGCGGACGAGATGCTTATTGAAAAGTCTGCTGATTTAGAGAACGTTATTGTTGTAGCAAAAGAGGGCTGGAATCCTGGGGTCCTAGGGATTGTAGCCTCAAAACTTGTCCGTCAATATGACCGTCCAGCTATCGTTCTAGGCATTGACTCTGAAAAGGGAGAAGCCAAAGGCTCTGCTAGAAGTATTGATGCCTTCGATTTGTTCACGAACTGTATGGAAATAAGGGAACGTTTTTTGCACTTTGGTGGCCATGCCCAGGCTGCGGGGATGACGCTATCCATAGATCAAATTGATGCTTTAAGAGCTGATTTGAATGAACTTGCTGATCAGAAGTTGAGCGATGATGATTATCAGCAGGTGCTGGATATCGAGATGACTGTTGACCTTGAAGATATCTCATTAAAGCAGATCGAAGAAGTGAATAAGCTTCGTCCCTTTGGCATGGGAAACCCGAAGCCATTGTTCCATGTCAAAAAGGAACCTAAGGAAGTAAGGTTGATAGGAAGCAAGAAGAATCACCTTAAATTCCAATTTCAAACAGACTCTTCACGAGTAGATGGTCTTGCATTTGGAATGGGAGAACTCTACCCTCAAATCTCTCCATCTGACAAGCTGGATATAGTAGGAGAACTGAGTATAAACGAGTGGAATGGAAGAAAAAATCTACAAATTATGATACAAGATCTGCGCATTGAAGATTGGCAGCTTTTTGATTTGCGCGGTTCCAGGCATGTAGAGAAGAGTATTGTCATTCCAACAGATGAGTCGTTTAAGGCAGTCACTTTTTCTGGAGCGACCAAATCGCCACACAATATACCCATCTATTCAGTTGATGATTTTCAACAAGATGAACGTATTGATGGTTTGGTTATTCTGGATTTACCAAAAGATTTAGAAGAATTAAAAGAACTGTTAAATAGAATACTGGTAAGTAAAATCTTCGTTAGTTATCGGGTGGAAGAAAGTACCTTCCTACAAGCTTGGCCTTCTCGTGACCATTTCAAATGGTTTTATGGTATGCTGTTGAAGCGAAAAGAATTCAACCTTCATCATGAAGCAGATCAGCTGGCCAGACGCAAGGGCTGGGACCGCTCTATGGTTGATTTTATTTCAGAGGTGTTTTTTGAACTTGAATTTGTTAAAATAAAAGATGGACTTATTACGATCAATTCCCAACCTTCGAAAAAAGACTTAAAAGAATCAAAGCTTTATCAAGAAAGAGAAAATCAATTGATGATAGAAAAAACATTGTATTATTCCACATATAAAGAGTTGAAGAATTGGTTCAATCAATATTTAAACGAGAAAGTTAAGCCCGTCAAGGAGGAAGTTGTTAATGGACTATAA
- a CDS encoding adenine phosphoribosyltransferase, with amino-acid sequence MDYKEHIAIVEDWPKEGVQFKDITPLMDNGPAFKSAVDEIVEYAKKQDIDIVVGPEARGFIVGCPVSYALEIGFAPVRKEGKLPRETIKVDYGLEYGKDVLTIHKDAIKPGQRVLIIDDLLATGGTIEATINLVEQLGGEVAGCAFLIELTYLNGRSKLEGHDVLTLMQY; translated from the coding sequence ATGGACTATAAAGAACATATCGCCATCGTCGAAGATTGGCCAAAAGAAGGAGTACAGTTTAAAGATATCACTCCTTTAATGGATAATGGTCCAGCATTTAAGTCAGCTGTAGACGAAATTGTTGAATATGCCAAGAAACAAGATATCGATATCGTGGTCGGACCAGAAGCACGGGGATTCATCGTTGGATGTCCCGTTTCCTATGCACTAGAAATCGGCTTTGCTCCTGTGCGTAAAGAAGGTAAGCTGCCGAGGGAAACGATAAAAGTTGATTATGGATTAGAATATGGTAAAGATGTATTGACCATCCATAAAGATGCCATTAAACCTGGTCAGCGTGTATTGATTATCGATGATCTTCTAGCTACTGGAGGCACAATTGAAGCAACGATCAATTTAGTTGAGCAGCTTGGCGGAGAAGTCGCTGGTTGTGCTTTCTTGATCGAACTTACCTATTTAAATGGCCGCAGTAAATTAGAAGGCCATGATGTATTGACTTTAATGCAATATTAG